The Pseudanabaena galeata CCNP1313 genome includes a region encoding these proteins:
- a CDS encoding transposase has protein sequence MESIVKHAQGLVYSLLCLMPSVYQKASLNAILGLFLEAQGHPYPEHTQIKSASALSRFLNHYNWSTRGLIRATRQAILGQIAKHRPSKQVPLKILIDLTTLEKCGKFLHLSNPTKDEPDPWVRILNGKRGLHLVVLYLVYGEWRVPWSFRVWRGKGYPSPSELACKLLRTVPKQLTQGRTVIVLADTEFSTVKFFNAVRAKSWRIVVGVRNNRKLQDGRTVKQLYRHGKRGQQILLEGLTQPLTISWFWLKRADSKRELRFVVSSHPYSGAYLVMLGRKRWAIEGFFKTIKHRFGLHCFGQSTKLGVYRWLILSLLSYLLAHWIDQWSIPPILDWKATCDLTLSVLFPSVLWLKLLRYLQISADIAARHGFEIILKPIPT, from the coding sequence ATGGAAAGCATCGTTAAGCACGCCCAAGGGCTAGTTTATAGCCTTCTGTGTTTGATGCCAAGTGTGTATCAAAAAGCAAGTCTCAATGCAATATTGGGACTATTCCTCGAAGCACAAGGACATCCCTATCCAGAACATACACAGATAAAATCAGCGAGTGCGTTGAGTCGATTTCTCAACCACTATAACTGGTCAACAAGAGGACTAATTCGAGCGACACGTCAGGCTATTTTGGGACAAATCGCCAAGCATCGTCCATCGAAACAAGTGCCATTAAAGATACTGATAGACTTGACGACCCTAGAAAAATGTGGCAAGTTTCTACATTTGAGTAATCCCACCAAAGATGAACCCGACCCATGGGTGAGAATACTAAACGGCAAGCGAGGACTACATCTGGTTGTACTGTATCTGGTCTATGGAGAGTGGCGCGTGCCATGGAGTTTTAGAGTATGGCGAGGTAAAGGATACCCCAGTCCCTCTGAGTTAGCTTGTAAGTTATTGAGGACAGTCCCCAAGCAACTAACCCAAGGCAGGACTGTGATTGTCCTTGCCGATACTGAGTTTAGTACAGTGAAGTTTTTCAATGCAGTCCGAGCCAAGTCTTGGCGCATCGTTGTCGGTGTCCGCAACAATCGTAAACTTCAAGATGGACGCACCGTCAAACAACTTTATCGTCATGGCAAACGTGGACAACAAATTTTGCTAGAAGGGCTAACTCAGCCTTTGACGATCTCTTGGTTCTGGCTCAAAAGAGCCGATAGTAAACGGGAGTTACGTTTTGTTGTCTCTTCTCATCCTTATTCTGGTGCTTATCTGGTGATGTTAGGGCGTAAGCGTTGGGCAATTGAGGGATTCTTCAAAACCATCAAACATCGCTTTGGCTTGCATTGTTTTGGGCAATCGACAAAACTTGGTGTTTATCGTTGGCTTATCCTCTCTCTGCTTTCTTATCTTTTGGCTCATTGGATTGATCAATGGTCGATTCCTCCCATCTTGGACTGGAAAGCTACTTGTGATTTAACTCTTTCAGTTTTATTCCCTTCTGTCCTTTGGTTGAAACTTCTCAGGTATCTTCAAATTAGTGCCGATATTGCTGCTCGTCATGGCTTTGAAATTATTCTCAAACCCATTCCCACTTAA
- a CDS encoding DUF433 domain-containing protein, translated as MKEQDLLNRICASPRVMVGKPVIRGNRLSVEYILNLLAHGATVTEILDEYEGLVEADIRACLIK; from the coding sequence ATGAAAGAACAAGATTTGTTGAATCGGATCTGCGCTAGTCCTAGAGTGATGGTGGGGAAGCCAGTCATTAGAGGGAATCGGTTATCTGTTGAATACATTCTAAATCTGCTGGCTCATGGTGCAACGGTGACGGAGATTTTGGATGAGTATGAAGGTTTGGTTGAGGCGGATATAAGGGCTTGTTTGATTAAATAA